CCGATTGGTTAGTCAAACGAACTCGCCCATGGCGTTGGATATGGTTTTAGTGAATCCCTATTGTTTGAGGAAATACAGCTTTGTGATACCCAAATACATAGAATTACTGCTAGAATTAGATTCTCATTCCAAAGTAGAGGTGTATTGCGTGGTCGTGTTGCAAAAAAATTTAGAAGATTCTATGGTTAATTTCTTAGCCCCCTTAGTGTTTAATTCCAAAAATGGCTTTGGCGCTCAAGTGGCGCTTTCTATGATGGATTATCCGGATTTTGGCTTTAGGGATCCTTTGAAAAGCTTTGTGGTTAAAGAAAGAGAACGAGCTTAAGGATTTTTAGCATGAAATTCGCTCTTACAGGGGGAGGCACAGGGGGGCATCTCTCTATCGCTAAAGCCTTAGCCATAGAATTAGAAAAACAAGGCATAGAGGCTATTTATTTAGGCTCCACTTATGGGCAAGA
This is a stretch of genomic DNA from Helicobacter pylori. It encodes these proteins:
- the fliW gene encoding flagellar assembly protein FliW, with amino-acid sequence MNYFLKAPILGFEHISEVRLEKIDSLFSRLVSQTNSPMALDMVLVNPYCLRKYSFVIPKYIELLLELDSHSKVEVYCVVVLQKNLEDSMVNFLAPLVFNSKNGFGAQVALSMMDYPDFGFRDPLKSFVVKERERA